A stretch of the Amycolatopsis sp. BJA-103 genome encodes the following:
- a CDS encoding TetR/AcrR family transcriptional regulator: MPEPVKGLRERKRLETHRALATTAVRLVAERGLDQVTVEDISAAAGVSSRTFFNYFASKEDAVVIAHADNAERSQRVIEKFLAAPKEVSIPRAFVAALKEDFAQIDENREEWLGRMKAIQENATLHSRAVAMNHDTIAPTIEAIARRAGVDPRDDLYPTLLLSTLGGAVNAVLILWSRHDGRVSALDLLDEAVEMLLAGLPEPGGRAR; encoded by the coding sequence ATGCCCGAACCCGTCAAAGGCCTCCGCGAGCGCAAGCGGCTGGAAACCCACCGCGCACTGGCGACCACCGCCGTCCGGCTCGTCGCCGAACGAGGTCTGGACCAGGTGACGGTCGAGGACATCAGCGCGGCGGCGGGGGTCTCGTCTCGCACCTTCTTCAACTACTTCGCGTCCAAAGAGGACGCTGTCGTCATCGCGCACGCGGACAACGCCGAACGTTCGCAGCGCGTCATCGAGAAGTTCCTCGCCGCGCCGAAGGAAGTCAGCATCCCGCGCGCTTTCGTCGCCGCACTGAAAGAGGACTTCGCCCAGATCGACGAGAACCGCGAAGAGTGGCTCGGCCGGATGAAGGCGATCCAGGAGAACGCCACCCTGCATTCGCGCGCGGTGGCGATGAACCACGACACCATCGCGCCGACCATCGAGGCGATCGCGCGCCGCGCCGGCGTGGATCCCCGGGACGACCTGTATCCGACGTTGCTGTTGTCCACGCTCGGCGGCGCCGTCAACGCCGTGCTCATCCTCTGGTCCCGGCACGACGGCCGGGTGTCCGCGCTCGACCTGCTGGACGAAGCCGTCGAAATGCTTCTCGCCGGGCTCCCGGAGCCCGGCGGCCGCGCGCGCTGA
- a CDS encoding SDR family NAD(P)-dependent oxidoreductase has translation MSGTVLVLGGRSEIGLAVAERLAKGGARKIVLAARRSADLGAETERLLAAGAKTVDVVEFDADDLAGHGPFLEKVVAEHGPLDVVVTAFGILGDQARAETDVEHAVAIVHTDYVAHVSVLTHVAKVLREQGSGSLVVFSSVAGVRVRRANYVYGSAKAGLDGFASGLADALHGTGVHLLLVRPGFVIGRMTEGMSPAPFSSTPDQVADATVAGIRKRRDTVWVPGLLRLVFAVMRVVPRAIWRRMPR, from the coding sequence GTGAGTGGAACGGTGCTGGTACTGGGCGGGCGCAGCGAGATCGGTCTCGCGGTCGCGGAGCGGCTCGCCAAGGGCGGGGCGCGCAAGATCGTGCTCGCCGCACGGCGGAGCGCGGACCTCGGCGCGGAGACCGAACGGCTGCTGGCCGCGGGAGCGAAGACGGTCGACGTCGTCGAGTTCGACGCCGACGACCTCGCCGGGCACGGCCCGTTCCTGGAGAAGGTCGTCGCGGAGCACGGCCCGCTGGACGTCGTTGTCACCGCTTTCGGGATCCTCGGCGACCAGGCGCGTGCCGAAACCGATGTCGAGCACGCCGTCGCGATCGTGCACACCGACTATGTGGCTCACGTGAGTGTGCTGACGCATGTGGCCAAAGTGCTTCGTGAGCAAGGCAGCGGAAGCCTCGTGGTGTTCTCCTCGGTCGCCGGGGTGCGGGTCCGGCGGGCGAACTACGTCTACGGTTCGGCCAAGGCGGGCCTCGACGGTTTCGCGAGCGGCCTGGCCGACGCCCTGCACGGCACCGGCGTGCACCTCCTGCTCGTCCGGCCCGGGTTCGTGATCGGCCGGATGACCGAGGGCATGTCCCCGGCGCCGTTCTCGAGCACGCCCGATCAGGTCGCGGACGCGACGGTCGCCGGAATCCGGAAACGCCGGGATACCGTGTGGGTGCCGGGACTGCTGAGGCTGGTGTTCGCGGTGATGCGCGTGGTGCCTCGCGCGATCTGGCGCCGGATGCCCCGTTAG
- a CDS encoding LCP family protein has translation MLLTSRGRRIGGRVALGLVSTAVLGVTGFAWTQLSRLDEGIVTADVIAPSAQVPDGPAGEPLKVAQNILLVGIDSRTDTYGNPLPQNVLDTLHAGADDDGGDTTDTMIVVHIPAGGAAATAISIPRDSYVDIAGGFGKHKINSAYSRGKNAAMSSLRAQGLSGPQLEVKANEAGAKLTIQTIEQFTGLSINHYAAVNLAGFSALSEAIGGVEVCLKEPVQDKFSGASFPAGKQLLSGPQALAFVRQRHGLPSDLDRIARQQAFLSSMAKTMLDAGTFTDPTRLSALTGAIQGAVVLDRGWDVLSFAQQLRGMSSGAIKFQTIPIQSLSLPTPSDGDAVKVDPAQVKAFVNATLTSTNVAAVGEPTGGIGIKPVAATSSVAAPPSSSTSSAPPASAGCVN, from the coding sequence GTGCTGCTCACGTCGCGAGGACGGCGGATCGGCGGCCGCGTCGCACTGGGCCTGGTGTCGACGGCCGTACTGGGGGTCACGGGTTTCGCGTGGACCCAGTTGAGCCGTTTGGACGAAGGCATCGTCACGGCCGACGTGATCGCGCCCTCCGCTCAGGTGCCCGACGGTCCGGCGGGCGAGCCGCTGAAGGTGGCGCAGAACATCCTCCTCGTCGGGATCGATTCCCGGACCGACACTTACGGGAACCCGTTGCCGCAGAACGTGCTCGACACGTTGCACGCCGGAGCCGACGACGACGGCGGCGACACCACCGACACCATGATCGTGGTCCACATCCCGGCGGGCGGCGCCGCGGCCACCGCCATCTCCATCCCGCGCGATTCCTATGTGGACATCGCGGGCGGCTTCGGCAAGCACAAGATCAATTCCGCCTACAGTCGTGGCAAGAACGCCGCGATGAGCTCGCTGCGCGCCCAGGGCCTGAGCGGTCCCCAGCTCGAGGTCAAGGCCAACGAAGCGGGCGCCAAACTCACGATCCAGACGATCGAGCAGTTCACCGGGCTGAGCATCAACCACTACGCCGCCGTCAACCTCGCCGGGTTCTCCGCGCTGAGCGAAGCCATCGGCGGTGTCGAGGTCTGCCTCAAGGAACCTGTCCAGGACAAGTTCTCGGGGGCTTCGTTCCCGGCGGGGAAGCAGCTGCTTTCCGGGCCGCAGGCGCTCGCTTTCGTACGACAGCGGCACGGGTTGCCCAGCGACCTCGACCGCATCGCGCGGCAGCAGGCGTTCCTTTCGAGCATGGCCAAGACCATGCTGGACGCGGGGACGTTCACCGACCCCACCAGGCTGAGCGCCCTGACCGGCGCGATCCAGGGGGCGGTCGTGCTCGACCGCGGCTGGGACGTGCTGAGCTTCGCGCAGCAGTTGCGGGGGATGAGTTCGGGGGCGATCAAGTTCCAGACGATCCCGATCCAGAGCCTTTCCCTGCCGACGCCTTCCGACGGCGACGCGGTGAAGGTGGATCCCGCTCAGGTGAAGGCGTTCGTGAACGCCACGCTGACGTCGACGAACGTCGCCGCGGTGGGGGAGCCGACCGGCGGGATCGGGATCAAGCCGGTGGCGGCCACTTCCTCGGTCGCCGCTCCGCCCTCGTCTTCCACGTCTTCCGCGCCGCCTGCCTCGGCGGGCTGTGTCAACTAG
- a CDS encoding neutral zinc metallopeptidase produces the protein MDPTRVAGLEITDGPSGLKPGVLDAALPVDGGDGGEIDKLAANAVADVQRYWREHLPAVFNRDFRPLATLASYDSAGRGRVICGATTAGLVNAFYCSGQDIVAWDRGELLPMLNDSIGPAAVMAVLAHEIGHAVQFRLGLPAATPSIVKEQQADCYTGAYLRWVAEGKSPMFQVSTGRGLNEVLTALFQIRDSAGVAFDDDGAHGNAFDRVSAFQFGFTDGPARCAMIDEREIEGRSTQGGFGSAAANERAAAENVRLDDREALADLTTSLRQAFRLAATPPTLTTGAACGVTTEDALASYCSESNQINLDLDGLVRIGTPPRRGRQGGIGDFAAFAEVASRYTLAVQQEGGFRLDGPVAAQRTACLTGFWASTIVDGKRGSLTLSPGDLDEAVAEMLTRNSLIAADVRGRTLPAGFARVAAFRDGFSSGDQDTCGNKYR, from the coding sequence GTGGACCCCACCCGGGTCGCCGGGCTCGAGATCACCGACGGGCCCAGTGGGCTCAAGCCCGGCGTGCTCGACGCCGCGCTGCCGGTCGACGGCGGGGACGGCGGCGAGATCGACAAGCTCGCGGCCAACGCCGTCGCCGACGTCCAGCGGTATTGGCGCGAGCACCTGCCGGCGGTCTTCAACCGTGACTTCCGGCCACTGGCCACCCTCGCCTCTTACGACTCGGCGGGCCGCGGTCGTGTGATCTGCGGAGCCACGACAGCCGGGTTAGTGAACGCGTTCTACTGCTCGGGCCAAGACATCGTCGCCTGGGATCGCGGGGAACTGCTGCCGATGCTCAACGACTCCATCGGCCCGGCGGCGGTCATGGCGGTGCTCGCCCACGAGATCGGCCACGCGGTCCAGTTCCGGCTGGGCCTTCCGGCGGCGACGCCGTCGATCGTCAAGGAACAGCAGGCCGATTGCTACACCGGCGCGTATCTCCGCTGGGTCGCCGAGGGCAAGTCGCCGATGTTCCAGGTCTCCACTGGCCGCGGGCTCAACGAGGTGCTCACCGCGTTGTTCCAGATCCGCGACTCCGCCGGGGTCGCCTTCGACGACGACGGCGCGCACGGCAACGCCTTCGATCGGGTTTCCGCGTTCCAGTTCGGCTTCACCGACGGGCCCGCCCGCTGCGCGATGATCGACGAGCGGGAGATCGAAGGCCGCAGCACCCAAGGCGGTTTCGGCTCGGCTGCGGCGAACGAGCGGGCGGCGGCGGAGAACGTCCGTCTCGATGACCGCGAAGCACTGGCCGATCTCACCACCAGCTTGCGGCAGGCTTTCCGGCTCGCGGCCACCCCGCCGACGCTCACCACCGGAGCGGCCTGCGGGGTGACGACGGAGGACGCGCTCGCGTCCTACTGCTCGGAGTCCAACCAGATCAACCTCGACCTCGACGGCCTCGTCCGCATCGGCACCCCGCCGCGCAGGGGGCGGCAGGGCGGGATCGGTGACTTCGCCGCGTTCGCCGAGGTCGCGTCGCGCTACACCCTCGCCGTCCAGCAGGAGGGCGGTTTCCGGCTCGACGGGCCGGTGGCCGCGCAGCGCACGGCCTGCCTCACGGGGTTCTGGGCATCGACCATTGTGGACGGTAAACGCGGATCGCTCACCTTGTCGCCGGGAGACCTCGACGAGGCCGTCGCCGAAATGCTGACGCGGAACAGCCTGATCGCGGCGGACGTCCGGGGCCGGACGCTCCCGGCGGGCTTCGCCAGGGTGGCGGCCTTCCGGGACGGCTTCTCCTCCGGTGACCAGGACACCTGCGGTAACAAGTACCGCTAA